Proteins co-encoded in one Xiphophorus couchianus chromosome 16, X_couchianus-1.0, whole genome shotgun sequence genomic window:
- the LOC114159681 gene encoding cytohesin-2-like, with product MAISRKDSFLWGKAPPRLRLAERRQNDRSGQPELLDDLQKLKLELNDAATGSSNPDLKRHSKSVVRNRKFLRGKKKFNMDPKVGVRYLVEHGILEWRAEPVAEFLYKEEGLNKTAIGNFLGEREEMHLKVLKAFVALHEFSDLNLVQALRQFLWSFRLPGEAQKIDRMMEAFAARYCDCNPGVFQSTDTCYILSFAIIMLNTSLHNPNVKDKPNLQRFVCMNRGINNGADLPVDLLTKLYASIRSEPFKIPEDDGNDLTLTFFNPDREGWLLKMGGRVKTWKRRWFILTESCLYYFQYTTDKDPIGIIPLENLCVRKLQDSSKPFCLELYSPKGQKVKACKTENKGRVVEGKHQFYRLNAASEEERDDWISAIRASITKDPFYDLVSMRKRKVIRNASSSE from the exons ATGGCCATCAGCAGAAAAGACAGCTTCCTCTGGGGCAAAG CACCACCGAGGCTCCGACTGGCTGAGAGGAGGCAGAACGACCGCAGCGGCCAACCTGAGCTGCTGGACGACCTGCAG AAGCTGAAACTGGAGCTGAATGATGCAGCGACCGGATCCAGCAACCCGGACCTGAAGCGCcacag taaAAGTGTCGTGAGGAACAGGAAGTTTCTACGAGggaaaaagaaattcaacatgGACCCAAAAGtg GGCGTCCGCTACCTGGTGGAACATGGCATCCTGGAGTGGCGAGCCGAGCCGGTGGCGGAGTTCCTCTACAAGGAGGAGGGGCTTAACAAGACCGCCATCGGCAACTTCCTGGGAGAACG GGAGGAAATGCACCTGAAAGTCCTGAAGGCGTTCGTGGCTCTGCATGAGTTCTCCGACCTGAATCTGGTCCAGGCGCTGAG GCAGTTTCTGTGGAGCTTCCGGCTCCCAGGTGAAGCCCAGAAGATCGACCGGATGATGGAGGCGTTCGCGGCGCGTTACTGCGACTGTAACCCCGGAGTGTTCCAGTCCACAG ACACCTGCTACATCCTGTCGTTTGCCATCATCATGCTCAACACCAGTCTGCACAACCCCAACGTGAAAGACAAGCCCAACCTGCAGCGCTTCGTCTGCATGAACCGAGGAATCAACAACGGCGCCGACCTTCCCGTCGACCTGCTCACG aaacTTTACGCCAGCATCCGCAGCGAACCCTTCAAGATCCCCGAGGACGATGGCAACGACCTTACTCTGACCTTCTTCAACCCGGACCGCGAGGGCTGGCTGCTGAAGATGG GCGGCCGCGTCAAGACGTGGAAACGCCGCTGGTTCATCCTGACCGAGAGCTGCCTCTACTACTTCCAGTACACAACG GATAAAGACCCGATCGGGATCATCCCTCTGGAGAATCTCTGTGTCAGAAAGCTGCAGGATTCCAGCAAACCG TTCTGTCTGGAGCTGTACAGCCCCAAAGGTCAGAAGGTCAAAGCCTGTAAGACGGAGAACAAAGGCCGAGTGGTGGAGGGGAAACACCAGTTCTACCGGCTGAACGCCGCCAGTGAGGAGGAGAGAGACGACTGGATCAGCGCCATCAG GGCGAGCATCACCAAGGACCCGTTTTACGATTTGGTGtcgatgaggaagaggaaggtgaTCAGGAATGCTTCGTCATCGGAGTGA